The following nucleotide sequence is from Myxococcus stipitatus.
AGGGGACCTCCTGGGGTGATTGTGAGTTCAATGGCTCCTCGATGAACTCGTGCTCCGTCTGTGGCCGCTCTGGAACCCAGCTCTGTACGACTGGGGCCTCGCTGGAGGGCGGAGGCGTCCCCATCGCTGGCTCCTGTTCCGCGAGAGGCGCGGAGCGCTGCAACAGCTGCGATGATGACGAGGATGGGTTGATCGACGAAAACGCCGTCAACGACGGGCCGATGGTGAATGGCCCCTGTCAGAGCAGCAGCGGGTGCCCGGGAACGAGCACGTGCGTGAACGGGGCACTCCAGTGCGTCTACCAGGTCGGTGCTCGGGTGTCTTGCGGCAGCGCTACGGACGTGGTGTGCGCCAACGCAACGGCGGCATGCAAGGCCGACGGCACCCTGGCAGCGTGCCAGTCTCCTACGGTGGGGCCGGAGACCTGCAACGGCTGTGACGACGACCACGATGGTGTCGTGGACAACGCGCCGGGGTCGTCCGCGATGCTCCATCGTGCCTGCGAGAGCACCGCAGGCATGTGCCCGGGCTCGATGCAGGCTTGCATCACGGAGACCGTGAACGGGTACACCACCCGGCGCTGGGGGGCCTGCACTGCGCTTGCGGAGAGCTGCAATGGCCTGGACGATGACTGCGATGGCAGCATCGACGAGAACGACATCTGCCGGATGGAACAGCAGGTCTGTGCCTGTCAGCCCAGGACCTGCGCTCAGCAAGGCAAGAACTGCGGCTTCATCGATGACGGGTGCGGTTGGCCGATGGACTGTGGGACGTGTGGGGCGGGAGCCGTGTGTGGTGGCGGAGGAACCCCGAATGTCTGCGCCGGTATCTGCACGCCTCTGACCCAGGCCCAGGCCTGTCAGGGCAAGTGCGGAACCGTGTCGAATGGCTGCATGGGCTTCTATGAGTGTGGTGGATGCAATGCCCCTCAGAGCTGTGGCGGCGGGGGGACTCCGAACGTCTGTGGATGCACACCCTCTCCCTATGCCACGGCCTGCGCGGGAAAGAATTGTGGCTCGGTTCCCGACCTCTGCGGTGGCAGCCATGTCTGTGGCTCCACGGGCTCCTGTACCTCCCCGCAGACCTGCGGAGGCGGTGGCTCTCCGAATGTGTGTGGCTGCACCATCATCCCGAGCGCGACCGCATGCGCGGGGAAGAACTGTGGCTCGGTCAGCAACGGCTGCGGTGGGACCTATGTCTGCGGGAGCTGCTCGGGGGTGAACTCCTGTGGTGGCGGCGGCACCGCGAACGTCTGCGGATGCACACCGATGAGCGTCGCGGAGGCCTGCGGCGAGCAAGAGTGCGGGTCGGCAACGAACGGGTGTGGGACCAACGTGAGCTGCGGAACCTGTCTCCCGGGAACGAACTGCAGGGGGGGCATTTGCCAGGGCAATCCCAATGGAGTGTCCGAGGAGCCTGTCTCTCGCTGACGGAGCAGGTGTCGACAGCGAGGCGGCCAGACCGTGGGTGGGTCTCGTGATGACGTGGGTGGAGGGTGGGGCCGCCCTCCGCCCGCGATAGGTTCTTGTGTGGTTTGGCGCGAAGTCCCCGCTGTGGATGAAGTGGGTATGTCTTCCGTGATGAGTGTACGGGGGAACGTGGGATTGGAATTAAACGGATATTCTCGGTCTTGATGGTGCTCATCTATGGCTCTCAGGTGGCGATCTCCTGTAGTTCGCCCCTCGCCGTGGAGGAACTGGCTTCGGAGGCGGTGGCCACTGCCGTGGCACGTCAGGCAGCTCGCGCGGTGCTGACACTGCCGGCGGATACGCTGCTGCCGACTGGAACCCTGGATGGCACCGCGGCTGGGCACACGCCTGGCAAGCTCGACGTCAGCGTGGATGGAGCGGCGAACTATTCCATCCCGCTCTGGAGTCCAGCGGGACGTGGCGGGGTCGCGCCGTCCTTGTCCCTCCAGTACAGAAGTAGCCAGGCCAATGGCCTAGTCGGGGTGGGGTGGGGGCTGAGTGGGTTGTCGCAGATCAGCCGGTGCGCCAAGAACCTCGCCCAGGATCAGACCCTGGCACCCATCCGCTTCGACGACACGGACCGCTTCTGCCTGGACGGGCAGCGACTCGTGCAAGTCGGCGCGGGGGCGGGTTGGACGGAGTACCGCACGGAGGTGGACTCCTTCTCGAAGATCATCGCCCACCAGCCCGATGCTCTGGGGCCGACCTGGTTCGAGGTATGGGGACAGGATGGTCGAATCATGTCGTACGGCACGATGCAGGAGACGACCCGCTCCCGTATCGAGGGGCGACGCCTCGTCGTGGAGCCGCTCGGGACGACGAACCCCCAGCAGAACAAAAACTACGAGGGCAGGGGGCGGCTTGCGTGGAGCCTCTCGGAGGTGGCTGACCGCTCGGGCAATCGGATGGTCGTCTATTATGGGTTCTCCGAGGATGCTGCGGATGGCTACGCCTACGAGCAGTGGCCCGTGCAGATCCGATATACCTTCGGCCCCGCGGGCTCGGCACTCGCCGACGCGCAGCGCTCCGTCACGTTCTCGTATGAGTCGAGGACCGACACGAGCTTCAGCTTCGTCTCCGGATTCAAGCTGGAGACCACACGGAGACTCCTGCGTGTGGAGATGAGCGGGCCTCCGTCGGGACTGCTGCGGAGCTACAACCTTCGATACCGCAACGACAGCATCTCCTCGCGCAGCCTCTTGCGCGAAATCCAGGAGTGCGACGGCCTCGAGGTCTGCGCGCGCCCCACGGTCTTCACGTGGGAACTGGGGAACCTGGTGTTCAAGCGCCGCGAGCAGGCGATGACGGACGGAGTCACCCCTGGCAGCCTGCGCACCCTGGATGTGAACGGCGATGGCCTGGATGACCTGCTCTACATGGCCTGGTCTGATTCGAAGTGGTACCTCAGGTTGAGCCGAGCCTCTCCCGCCCAGGACCCGACGCAGGCTCCCTTCTCCGAGCCCATCGCCGCTGGACTCCCGAGCACTGGCCTCAACGACCCCACTGCGCCAGGGGTCTTCGAGGTGGGGGATTTCAATCGAGATGGTCGCGCGGACATCGTACTGCTGCGCTTCAAGGAACTCATCCCTGGGCCACCCTTGCCGGACGGGACCCATTTCCCGAATCGGATAGACTATACAGTTCAAGCCTATCGCTCGACCGGTACGTCCTTTGTCGCTGCGGGCGAGGCGCGGGGCCTCAGCCAATACGAACCCTTCTCCGTCATCTCGATGAAGCTCGCGGACCTGGACGGCGATATCCAGCCGGAGATCGTCGTCTCCTGGGGTGCGAACAGCAACTGGGCATACCTTGAGTTCGATGGTACGACGATGTCCGCATGGACCGCTCTGCCGGAGTCCTCTGGCCGCCGAGCCATCCTGGCGGGTGATATCGATGGAGATGGGACGGTCGAGCTGTTGGCCCGCCCGGGGCCGAAGGACACCGCGGGTGTCTGGTATCATGGTTATGGACTGACGCCGGAGGGGCAGCCGAAGAACTTCAACATCGGTCAACTTGCCAGCGAATACCTAGGACGGGTGGAGTGGTTCGCGGACCTGAACGGTGATGGGCTGCCGGACCATCTCCTGAGTAACAATTTGGGTGGAGATGTCATCGTCACGCTCAACACGGGAAGGGGATATCTGGAAGCGGGGCTCCGGATCCTGCCCTCCGACTTCGCGTTTCCTGCGTCAGTCGATGGCCTCGGCAACCGCAAGGACGCGGGAGTTCGCGTCGTCGACTTCGATGGAGACGGCCATCAGGACTTCCTCCTGGCGCGGGGGAATTTTTCATCGGCACAGACCATGTCCATACTCTTGACCCGTGGGACCTTCTTCGAGGGGCGGGTTCCGAGGGATGAGGCGGGGGAGGCGCTCTCAATGCGGGCCAACGACCAATTGTTGGATGTCAATGGCGATGGCCAGGCAGATATCATTGGCGCCGGAATCATCGGAGGGCTCAGGCTCTTCCAGCGTGTTTCCGTCAGGGCGGATTTGATGACCCACGTCCAGGATGGAATGGGCTTCCAGTCGGTTGTTCGCTACTCGCCGCTGTCGGATGGGCGGGTGTACTCGAGCGTGACGGGGACTGGCCCCTGTTACTATCCGGTGCTCTGTGTGAAGGGCGGCGGCTGGGTCGTTTCCCGGGTGGATTCGCTCGCGTCGCCGTGGGAGAGCGGCGCGCGGTTCGACTACCTCTATGCGGGGGGGCGTCGGGATGTCCGAGGGCGCGGCTGGCTGGGCTTCAGTCAACGGATCGTGAAGAACGCCGTGACGGGTACGACGACGACCACCACGTTCGACAATGTGACGCAGGTCCAGTCGTTCTATCCGAACGCGCGGCTCCCTGTCGTGGAGACGCTCGAAGCGCCCCTGGGCGCTGGCAAGGTGTTGACGGCGGAGCGGCGCACGACTCGCTCACACGCGGTGAGAGCGGGCTCGGCGGGAGGGGAGATCCTCGCCCTCTCCGAGTCCATGGTGTTGGACAGGGAGTGGGAGACACCGCCCGCGAGCACTGGGGCCATCCTCCGTCAGAACCAGTCGACGACAGGCTTCGACACGCTTCATGGAAATAAGCTCTGGGTCGAGGCTGTCTCTGGAGATGGGGAGACGTCCATCTGGGGGGCGACCTACGACGACGACGAGACCCAGTGGCTACTGGGGCGCGTGGACCGAGTGACGCAGGCCTCCGCGATACCGGCGGGCGGGTTCGTCACTCGCACCACTGACTATGACTACCAGAACGGCACGAAGCTCCTGCTGCGGGAGACGGTGGAGCCGACTGTTTCGGGCACGGAAGCCGAGGATGTCCGCCTGGTCACCACGTATCAGCGGCTGCCGAGTGGCGTGGTCGAGAAGGTGGAGCAGTCGGATGTCCTGGGCCGCGTTCGCTCGACCACCCTTCGTTACGACGCGGAGGAGGTGTTCCCGGTCACGGCGCTCAATCATCTGGGGCACCGGACGGACTATGCGTTCCACCCTGGGTTGGGGGTCGTCGCGCTCGAGCAGGATGCGAACGGATTGCTGCGTCAGCGGAAATACGACGGTTTCGGGCGGCTGCGAAGCGAGAGTGTGGCCGGCGGCGACGCATGGTCGTTCAGCTATGGGCGGGACGAGCAGGGGCGGTCGACGTTGTCTGCTCAGTCGATGGGTGGCGAGGAGTTGTTCATTCTCCACGACTGGGCGGGACGGGAGATCTTCAAGCGAGTCCGCAACTTCGACGACTCCTACAGCGCGGTCGGCGTGAGCTACGACGGGCTCGGCAGGCCGAAGACAGCCACGGTGCCTTATTCGGTGGGCGCGACGGTCACCCCCGCTGTTCGCTCCTTCGAGTACGACAGCCTGGGGAGACTGCAGAAGGTCATCCAGCCGGACGGCTCGACCATCGAGCATACCTATCAGAATCGTCAGCATTGGACGAAGGACGAGAACGGCCACACCCGATATGTCGTGGAGGACCAGTCCGGACGCGTGGTGCGGAGCGTGGACGTCCTCGCGCCTGGCAACGAGTTGCTCACTCGCTACGAGTATGGCGCGTTCAGTACGCTCTCCGCCGTGGTCGATGCACACCAGAACCGCGTATCCATGCAGTACGACCGGCTCGGACGGCCGACGAGCCTCGACGACCCGGACCAGGGGCACACCGTCACCCGGTACAATGCCTTCGGAGAGGTCCGGGAGCAGGTCGACGCGGCGGGGCTCAGCACTCGCTACGAACACGATGCGCTGGGACGCGTCGTCACGGAGATTCGAGCGGACGGGACGAGCACGTTCAGCTGGGACACCGCGGTCGACGCGAACGGCGTCGCCAACGCTCTGGGCTTGCTGGGCAGTGTGACCAACGAACGCGACCCGCAGACGACGCAGGACGATGTCTCCTCCGCGTTCGTCTATGACAGCTACTCCCGGGTCCGACAGGAGTTCAGCCGAGTCGAAGGACAGCTCTTCGACCTGGAGAGGACTTATGACGTCATCGGACGTCTCGACACGGTGACGTATCCAGCGGTGGGGACTTCGCCTCGCATGAAGGTGCGGTATGGCTATACGCCAGCGAACACCTTGCGCCATGTCGAGCAGGTGTCGCCGGTCTCGAAGACGTTGTGGTCGGTCACCGGACGGGATGTGTCGGGACTCGTTTCCTCCGAGCAATTTGGAAACGGGGTGAAGACGACGCGCCGCCGCGACGTCGAGGGGCGCCTCCGGTTCCTGGAGACCCTGGGGCCCCAGGGCGCCGTGCAGAAGCTTGCCTATGACTACGAGCTGAACGGGAACCTCCGACATCGGGATGACCTTTTGGCGAAGGTGGGCGAGGAGTTCAGCTACGACTCGTTGGAGCGGCTCACCGACTGGGTCGTGACGCTCAACTGCAAGAGCGCGCGGACGAGCTACGAATACGACGCGATTGGCAACCTGACGCGTCGCCGGACAACGATTGGCGAGGGGGCGGGCGCCATTGTCACGGACGTGCAGTCGTCTTTCACCGGGGCGGCACCTCACGCGGTGAAGACGGCCGGAGCCTCGACGTATGGTTATGATGTCAAGGGCAATCGACGTTCGTCGTTCGACGCCGCCACCGGGGTGAGCACGAGCATCGACTATACGTCGTTCAATCTACCTTCGAGCATCACCCGGGGAACGGAGACTTCGACCTTCGTGTATGACACTGCGCATGGGCGTGTCGCGAAGAAGCACTCGAATGGCGACTCCACGTATTACGTCTCGAATCTCTACGAGAAGCGGACTGTCGCGGGAGCAGTGGCGCATGCCTTCAAGATCTACGCTGAGGGGCGCGCGGTCGCTCAATCAAACTGGACGACAAACGGAGCCGGTGGCCAGGCGACCGAGCTGGTCTACTTGCACGACGACCATCTTGGGACAGTGGAGAGCATCACGGATGCGACCGGAACGGTCGTGGAGCGGCGCAAGTATGAGCCGTTCGGGGAGGCGCGCAGTCCGCTGAACCCCGCGGTGGCGAAGGCACCTTCCGTAGGCGGTTCAGGAGTCCGGCTCGGGTTTACCGAGCACGAGGAGGATGCCGAGACGAGCCTTGTCAACATGCGAGGGCGTCTCTATGATCCCAAGACAGCGAGCTTCGTGTCTCCGGACCCGTATATCCAAGCGCCCATCCTGGGGCAGTCCTACAACCGTTACAGCTATGTCTTCAACAGCCCGGTCAACTTCGTCGATCCATCTGGCTTCAGCGGTCTCTCGCTGACGTCCCGTGGCGGAGTGGCGTTCTATGATGGTCGGAACGCGTGGGGATACGAGGTCATCGATATCACGGCTCCCGAGGCTGACTGGCTGGGCCTGTCCGGAGGTGGGACAAGC
It contains:
- a CDS encoding FG-GAP-like repeat-containing protein; protein product: MVLIYGSQVAISCSSPLAVEELASEAVATAVARQAARAVLTLPADTLLPTGTLDGTAAGHTPGKLDVSVDGAANYSIPLWSPAGRGGVAPSLSLQYRSSQANGLVGVGWGLSGLSQISRCAKNLAQDQTLAPIRFDDTDRFCLDGQRLVQVGAGAGWTEYRTEVDSFSKIIAHQPDALGPTWFEVWGQDGRIMSYGTMQETTRSRIEGRRLVVEPLGTTNPQQNKNYEGRGRLAWSLSEVADRSGNRMVVYYGFSEDAADGYAYEQWPVQIRYTFGPAGSALADAQRSVTFSYESRTDTSFSFVSGFKLETTRRLLRVEMSGPPSGLLRSYNLRYRNDSISSRSLLREIQECDGLEVCARPTVFTWELGNLVFKRREQAMTDGVTPGSLRTLDVNGDGLDDLLYMAWSDSKWYLRLSRASPAQDPTQAPFSEPIAAGLPSTGLNDPTAPGVFEVGDFNRDGRADIVLLRFKELIPGPPLPDGTHFPNRIDYTVQAYRSTGTSFVAAGEARGLSQYEPFSVISMKLADLDGDIQPEIVVSWGANSNWAYLEFDGTTMSAWTALPESSGRRAILAGDIDGDGTVELLARPGPKDTAGVWYHGYGLTPEGQPKNFNIGQLASEYLGRVEWFADLNGDGLPDHLLSNNLGGDVIVTLNTGRGYLEAGLRILPSDFAFPASVDGLGNRKDAGVRVVDFDGDGHQDFLLARGNFSSAQTMSILLTRGTFFEGRVPRDEAGEALSMRANDQLLDVNGDGQADIIGAGIIGGLRLFQRVSVRADLMTHVQDGMGFQSVVRYSPLSDGRVYSSVTGTGPCYYPVLCVKGGGWVVSRVDSLASPWESGARFDYLYAGGRRDVRGRGWLGFSQRIVKNAVTGTTTTTTFDNVTQVQSFYPNARLPVVETLEAPLGAGKVLTAERRTTRSHAVRAGSAGGEILALSESMVLDREWETPPASTGAILRQNQSTTGFDTLHGNKLWVEAVSGDGETSIWGATYDDDETQWLLGRVDRVTQASAIPAGGFVTRTTDYDYQNGTKLLLRETVEPTVSGTEAEDVRLVTTYQRLPSGVVEKVEQSDVLGRVRSTTLRYDAEEVFPVTALNHLGHRTDYAFHPGLGVVALEQDANGLLRQRKYDGFGRLRSESVAGGDAWSFSYGRDEQGRSTLSAQSMGGEELFILHDWAGREIFKRVRNFDDSYSAVGVSYDGLGRPKTATVPYSVGATVTPAVRSFEYDSLGRLQKVIQPDGSTIEHTYQNRQHWTKDENGHTRYVVEDQSGRVVRSVDVLAPGNELLTRYEYGAFSTLSAVVDAHQNRVSMQYDRLGRPTSLDDPDQGHTVTRYNAFGEVREQVDAAGLSTRYEHDALGRVVTEIRADGTSTFSWDTAVDANGVANALGLLGSVTNERDPQTTQDDVSSAFVYDSYSRVRQEFSRVEGQLFDLERTYDVIGRLDTVTYPAVGTSPRMKVRYGYTPANTLRHVEQVSPVSKTLWSVTGRDVSGLVSSEQFGNGVKTTRRRDVEGRLRFLETLGPQGAVQKLAYDYELNGNLRHRDDLLAKVGEEFSYDSLERLTDWVVTLNCKSARTSYEYDAIGNLTRRRTTIGEGAGAIVTDVQSSFTGAAPHAVKTAGASTYGYDVKGNRRSSFDAATGVSTSIDYTSFNLPSSITRGTETSTFVYDTAHGRVAKKHSNGDSTYYVSNLYEKRTVAGAVAHAFKIYAEGRAVAQSNWTTNGAGGQATELVYLHDDHLGTVESITDATGTVVERRKYEPFGEARSPLNPAVAKAPSVGGSGVRLGFTEHEEDAETSLVNMRGRLYDPKTASFVSPDPYIQAPILGQSYNRYSYVFNSPVNFVDPSGFSGLSLTSRGGVAFYDGRNAWGYEVIDITAPEADWLGLSGGGTSFTGSMIGSIASEISSSISRSFSIQAGILRAKMDMVGGITDAVTEPLFFYNLVTAVRTTYEKEGLSEAVNLFNPVYQSLTSIYMAWDAYEKGDYEGYGYNAFNSGLNVVGVVTGAAGTARATVRTASSVVAARGGTAAAPNVPKGTTGGRPFRADMTPDEVARYDAYWQRYAPDQVTPGQTRLDFVRESGRTGQVEQSRVIYDEFGRQQYRVDFTDHMRGQPGPHYHSNPHLHERTPRIGSLGKGEQTYTETRYNF